A genomic stretch from Desulfotignum balticum DSM 7044 includes:
- the cooS gene encoding anaerobic carbon-monoxide dehydrogenase catalytic subunit: protein MIDPRTDVSITSDGNLLFDKAVKDNVETVWHRHEAQQPQCGFCDMGLSCRICIMGPCRVDPFGQGPQTGVCGADADIIVARNLCRMIAAGAASHSDHGRDLVEVLEAVSKGEAPGYKIRSEEKLRRVAGEYGIQTEGKDVLTVAGELADAMMEDYGMRRKSVTLVNRAPEKRRKVWENAGITPRGIDRETSEMMHRTHMGVDNDWVSLLTQGLRNALSDGWGGSMIATEVSDILFGVPAPKPTMVNAGVLKKGQVNIVVHGHNPVVSEMVSKACISEEMLALAKAKGAAGINLVGVCCTGNELLMRRGIAMAGNHLMTELILTTGAVDMMIVDYQCIMPSIGKAAACYHTKMISTSDKARFPGMEHHEFHPDNAEEKAKTLVKAAIENFGNRKQVYIPVAPQEAVGGFSIETILGALGGTPAPLIDAIKAGKIRGAVGVVGCNNPKIKHDYGHVTLIKKLIENDILVVDTGCVSVASAKAGFKVPSAIEMAGPGLKEICGALGIPPVLHLGSCVDNVRILVLVSALADALGVDISDLPVAGSAPEWYSEKAVTIGVYCVASGITTHLGPMPPVTGSMNVVKLLTEGLNDVVGAAFGVEPDPEKAAVFLTKVIEKKRKALGLDCRTV, encoded by the coding sequence ATGATTGATCCCAGAACCGATGTTTCGATTACCAGCGATGGAAATCTGTTATTTGACAAAGCCGTCAAAGACAACGTGGAAACCGTGTGGCACCGTCACGAAGCCCAGCAGCCCCAGTGCGGTTTCTGCGACATGGGACTGTCCTGCCGGATCTGTATCATGGGTCCCTGCCGGGTGGATCCCTTCGGCCAGGGGCCCCAGACAGGGGTCTGCGGTGCAGATGCCGACATCATCGTGGCCCGGAACCTGTGCCGCATGATTGCCGCCGGGGCTGCCTCTCATTCCGATCACGGCCGGGACCTGGTGGAAGTGCTGGAAGCGGTTTCCAAAGGCGAGGCCCCCGGGTACAAGATCCGCAGTGAGGAAAAACTCAGACGGGTGGCCGGGGAATACGGTATTCAAACCGAAGGAAAAGACGTCCTAACCGTTGCCGGAGAGCTGGCCGATGCCATGATGGAAGATTACGGCATGCGCCGGAAATCCGTGACCCTGGTCAACCGGGCACCTGAAAAGCGCCGCAAAGTCTGGGAAAACGCCGGTATCACCCCCAGAGGCATTGACCGGGAAACCTCGGAAATGATGCACCGCACCCATATGGGCGTGGACAACGACTGGGTCAGCCTGTTGACCCAGGGGCTGCGCAATGCCCTGTCCGACGGGTGGGGCGGGTCCATGATCGCCACGGAAGTGTCGGACATCCTGTTCGGGGTGCCGGCCCCCAAACCCACCATGGTCAATGCCGGTGTTTTGAAAAAAGGCCAGGTCAATATCGTGGTTCACGGTCACAATCCCGTGGTGTCGGAAATGGTTTCCAAAGCCTGTATTTCCGAGGAAATGCTGGCCCTTGCCAAGGCAAAGGGCGCTGCGGGCATCAATCTTGTCGGTGTCTGCTGCACTGGCAATGAACTGCTCATGCGCCGGGGCATTGCCATGGCCGGAAACCATCTCATGACCGAACTGATTCTGACCACCGGGGCTGTGGACATGATGATCGTGGATTACCAGTGCATCATGCCGTCCATCGGCAAAGCAGCGGCCTGCTATCATACAAAAATGATCAGCACATCGGACAAGGCCCGGTTTCCGGGCATGGAACACCATGAATTCCACCCGGACAATGCCGAAGAAAAAGCCAAAACCCTGGTGAAAGCGGCCATTGAAAATTTCGGCAACCGCAAACAGGTCTACATTCCGGTGGCGCCCCAGGAAGCGGTGGGCGGGTTTTCCATTGAAACCATTCTGGGGGCCCTGGGCGGGACGCCAGCGCCGTTGATCGATGCCATCAAAGCCGGAAAGATCCGGGGAGCTGTCGGCGTTGTGGGGTGCAACAACCCCAAAATCAAGCATGATTACGGCCATGTCACATTGATCAAAAAACTGATCGAAAATGATATCCTGGTGGTGGACACGGGATGTGTGTCCGTGGCCAGTGCCAAGGCCGGATTCAAGGTGCCTTCCGCCATTGAGATGGCAGGCCCGGGGTTAAAGGAAATCTGCGGGGCGTTGGGCATTCCCCCGGTGCTTCACTTAGGTTCCTGTGTGGACAATGTGCGGATCCTGGTGCTGGTCTCGGCTCTGGCCGATGCCCTGGGCGTGGATATCAGTGATCTGCCCGTGGCCGGTTCCGCACCGGAATGGTATTCGGAAAAAGCCGTGACCATCGGGGTTTACTGCGTGGCTTCCGGCATCACCACCCACTTAGGCCCCATGCCGCCGGTCACCGGGTCCATGAATGTGGTCAAGCTGCTGACGGAAGGGTTGAACGATGTGGTGGGGGCCGCGTTCGGTGTTGAACCGGACCCGGAAAAAGCGGCTGTGTTTCTG
- the rocD gene encoding ornithine--oxo-acid transaminase yields MKTTELIKKENQFGAKNYKPLDVVLSKGSGIWVWDVEGNRYMDCLSAYSAVNQGHCHPKIYQALVDQAQKLTLTSRAFRNDQLPLLYEELCQLTDSHKMLPMNSGAEAVETVIKCARKWGYESKGVARGRADIIVCSDNFHGRTLSIIGFSTDDNARQNFGPFTPGFTVIPFGDADALEAAITPNTVAFLVEPVQGEAGVIIPPKGYLKRVREICTQKNVLMILDEIQTGLGRTGKLLAEEHEGVQADLTLIGKALSGGFYPVSAVLSNEAVLGLLQPGQHGSTFGGNPLACAVARAALKVLVEENMIDNAAAMGAYFLEQLRQIQHPAVKEIRGIGLMIAVELHENTPGGARGICEALQEKGILCKETHTWTIRFAPPLVITKPDIDWAMEQIREVFAELEG; encoded by the coding sequence ATGAAAACAACAGAACTCATTAAAAAAGAAAACCAGTTCGGGGCAAAAAACTACAAACCCCTGGATGTGGTATTGAGCAAGGGATCCGGCATCTGGGTCTGGGATGTGGAAGGCAACCGCTACATGGACTGCCTGTCTGCCTATTCCGCCGTGAACCAGGGGCATTGTCATCCCAAAATTTATCAAGCCCTGGTGGACCAGGCACAGAAACTCACCCTTACCTCCCGGGCGTTCCGCAACGATCAGCTGCCCCTGCTGTATGAGGAGTTGTGCCAGCTCACGGATTCCCACAAGATGCTGCCCATGAACTCCGGGGCCGAAGCTGTGGAAACCGTGATCAAATGCGCCCGAAAATGGGGATATGAATCCAAGGGCGTGGCACGGGGCCGGGCCGACATTATCGTATGCTCGGACAATTTCCACGGCCGGACCCTGTCCATCATCGGGTTCAGCACGGATGACAATGCCCGACAGAACTTCGGGCCGTTCACTCCGGGATTCACCGTGATTCCATTCGGGGATGCCGATGCCCTGGAAGCCGCCATTACCCCCAACACCGTGGCATTCCTGGTGGAGCCCGTCCAGGGGGAAGCCGGGGTCATTATTCCGCCCAAAGGCTATCTCAAGCGGGTCAGGGAGATCTGTACCCAGAAGAACGTGCTCATGATTTTAGATGAGATCCAGACGGGCTTAGGCCGCACGGGCAAACTGCTGGCTGAGGAACACGAAGGGGTTCAGGCGGACCTCACCCTGATCGGCAAGGCCCTGTCCGGCGGATTTTACCCGGTTTCTGCCGTGCTGTCCAACGAGGCCGTACTGGGCCTGCTCCAGCCGGGCCAGCACGGGTCCACCTTCGGCGGCAATCCCCTGGCCTGCGCCGTGGCCCGGGCTGCCCTCAAAGTTTTGGTGGAAGAAAACATGATTGATAACGCCGCTGCCATGGGGGCCTATTTCCTGGAACAGCTGCGGCAAATCCAGCACCCGGCCGTCAAGGAAATCCGGGGTATCGGCCTGATGATCGCCGTTGAGCTGCACGAAAACACCCCGGGCGGCGCCAGAGGCATCTGCGAGGCGCTTCAGGAAAAAGGGATCCTGTGCAAGGAAACCCACACCTGGACCATCCGGTTCGCCCCGCCCCTGGTGATCACGAAACCCGACATTGACTGGGCCATGGAACAGATCCGGGAGGTGTTCGCAGAGCTGGAGGGATAA
- a CDS encoding ABC transporter permease, translating to MLWIRLAFRELLRNKGFSLFFTANLAVGLCGFVAVQSFSRSLNQHLDDNLRNILTADLVVTANAPFTPAEKEVMHKVLGPDVQVSEVIRFFTMVQTRNTTRLVQVMAVDETYPLYGGFALDPGIHRSAIHQSPSVFMSRDTAVTLGIRDHADPRDGLQDDSGRKAVPPGDSTPDASQTLTLGNTLFTVAGFFVDDPDKALTTLELAPKIYVGADQLANAGLLGFGARVRYHMYCRMPPGTDVPALTQALRSGFAGLSPDQSRIRVRDSRDVSQSLSRVTGYFAGYMALVSLVALFLAGMAAAFLFRGFLGGKHKEIAVLMSLGARRSGVCAFLFAQLIFLGLLAAVMALAGAWLLLPAFPWMLKGLVPEGIVLNMDLVTAGMALGLGGLGSLVFCLPVLVNLLSIKPLLLLQGSAADKGVNPWWRAAAFLPGGGWFIAGAMLVGGSPANGLVFTAGFALALLIFSLAGWLGAGWCRRLANTRHLVRKLAFLNLYRHRGASLACFVTIAMGVFLISLIPQLQKGLQTEIQRPEGLKIPVFFLMDIQDDQTGDLETFMQDHPGNLENLSPMVRGRILSVNDDPFHTREDTRESSGRSRRTEHNFSYRADLDPSETIVQGPPLSSDPWKFGSQTLFEISVARSFADDHDLVIGDTMRFDIQGMVLEGRIHNIRKVRWNSFQPNFFLLFQNGVLNNAPKTWLGAVAQVPPDQRPGLKNKIVQAFPNISIIDVTQMITTLTFIADRLSISVRFMAWLAIAAGLVSIFSIARHQARRQAAQTNLLKVLGTGFGDIRRISLLEFGSLGFAAALVAVILSAGFSRAIAWYFFDSLWALDMGYLLGILILTTLICMATAVAAAGKILKTRPLMLLKKSG from the coding sequence ATGTTGTGGATTCGTCTGGCTTTTCGGGAACTGCTCCGCAACAAAGGATTTTCTTTGTTTTTCACGGCCAACCTGGCCGTGGGACTGTGCGGGTTTGTGGCCGTCCAGAGTTTCAGCCGGTCTTTGAATCAGCATCTGGATGACAATTTACGCAATATTCTGACGGCCGATCTGGTGGTCACGGCCAATGCCCCGTTCACCCCGGCGGAAAAAGAGGTGATGCACAAGGTGCTGGGACCGGATGTGCAGGTGTCGGAAGTGATCCGGTTTTTCACCATGGTGCAGACTCGGAACACCACCCGGCTGGTGCAGGTGATGGCCGTGGATGAGACATATCCGCTTTACGGCGGGTTTGCCTTGGACCCCGGCATTCATCGGAGTGCCATTCATCAGTCCCCCAGCGTGTTCATGTCCCGGGACACGGCGGTGACCCTGGGCATCCGGGATCATGCCGATCCCAGGGACGGTCTTCAGGATGACTCCGGCCGGAAAGCCGTCCCGCCGGGCGATTCCACTCCGGACGCGTCCCAAACCCTGACCCTGGGAAACACGCTGTTTACCGTGGCCGGTTTTTTTGTCGATGATCCGGACAAGGCCCTGACCACCCTGGAGCTGGCGCCTAAAATCTATGTGGGTGCGGATCAGCTGGCAAATGCCGGGCTCCTGGGGTTCGGAGCCCGGGTGCGGTATCATATGTATTGCCGGATGCCGCCGGGAACGGATGTGCCGGCCCTGACGCAGGCCCTGCGTTCAGGTTTTGCCGGCCTGTCCCCGGATCAGTCCCGGATCCGGGTCCGGGACAGCCGGGATGTCAGCCAGAGCCTGTCCCGGGTCACGGGATATTTTGCCGGGTACATGGCCCTGGTTTCCCTGGTGGCCCTGTTTCTGGCCGGGATGGCTGCCGCTTTTCTGTTCCGGGGATTTCTGGGGGGAAAACACAAAGAGATCGCCGTGCTCATGAGCCTGGGGGCCCGGCGGTCCGGGGTGTGTGCATTTCTGTTTGCCCAGTTGATTTTTCTGGGTTTGCTGGCTGCGGTCATGGCCCTTGCCGGGGCATGGCTGCTGCTGCCGGCATTCCCGTGGATGCTCAAAGGCCTGGTGCCTGAAGGGATTGTCCTGAACATGGATCTGGTGACCGCAGGCATGGCCCTGGGGCTGGGCGGCCTGGGCAGCCTGGTGTTCTGTTTGCCCGTGCTGGTGAATCTGCTGTCCATCAAACCCCTGCTGCTGTTGCAGGGAAGTGCGGCAGACAAAGGTGTGAACCCGTGGTGGCGGGCTGCGGCATTCCTGCCGGGGGGGGGCTGGTTTATTGCCGGGGCCATGCTGGTGGGGGGATCGCCGGCCAACGGACTGGTGTTCACGGCCGGATTTGCCCTGGCACTTTTGATTTTTTCTTTGGCCGGATGGCTGGGGGCCGGATGGTGCCGGCGGTTGGCCAATACCCGCCACCTGGTGCGCAAACTGGCGTTTCTGAACCTGTACCGCCACCGGGGGGCATCTCTGGCCTGCTTTGTCACCATTGCCATGGGCGTATTTCTCATCAGCCTGATTCCCCAATTGCAAAAAGGACTTCAGACCGAGATCCAGCGGCCGGAAGGGTTGAAGATCCCGGTGTTCTTTCTCATGGATATCCAGGATGACCAGACCGGGGATCTGGAAACCTTCATGCAGGATCACCCGGGGAACCTGGAAAATCTGTCCCCCATGGTCCGGGGCCGGATACTGTCTGTGAATGACGATCCGTTTCATACCCGGGAAGACACCCGGGAATCCAGTGGCCGGTCCCGACGGACGGAACATAATTTTTCGTATCGGGCCGATCTGGACCCGTCTGAAACCATTGTGCAGGGACCGCCGCTGTCATCAGACCCCTGGAAGTTCGGATCACAAACTTTGTTTGAAATTTCCGTGGCCCGCTCCTTTGCCGATGATCATGATCTGGTGATCGGCGATACCATGCGGTTCGACATCCAGGGCATGGTGCTGGAAGGCCGGATTCACAATATCCGCAAGGTCCGGTGGAACAGTTTTCAGCCCAATTTCTTTTTATTGTTCCAGAACGGGGTTCTGAACAATGCGCCCAAAACCTGGCTGGGAGCCGTGGCCCAGGTGCCGCCGGATCAGCGGCCTGGTTTGAAAAACAAAATTGTACAGGCCTTTCCCAATATTTCCATCATTGATGTCACCCAGATGATCACCACATTGACCTTTATTGCGGACCGGCTGTCCATTTCCGTGCGGTTCATGGCCTGGCTGGCCATTGCCGCCGGCCTGGTATCCATTTTTTCCATTGCCCGGCACCAGGCCCGGCGCCAGGCCGCCCAGACCAACCTGCTCAAGGTGCTGGGGACCGGATTCGGCGACATCCGGCGCATCAGTCTTCTGGAATTCGGCAGCCTGGGCTTTGCTGCGGCCCTGGTGGCCGTGATACTCAGTGCCGGGTTTTCCCGGGCCATTGCCTGGTATTTTTTTGACAGCCTCTGGGCCCTGGACATGGGGTATCTGCTGGGCATTCTGATACTGACCACGTTGATCTGCATGGCCACGGCTGTGGCAGCCGCCGGAAAAATTTTGAAAACACGGCCTTTGATGCTGCTGAAAAAAAGTGGTTGA
- a CDS encoding arylesterase yields the protein MTQSQWIDSSKRKHRKWVYGVTAGICLWLALGLTHARADDIRVLFLGDSLTAGLGVEKDQAYPALVGERLKQQGHTDVKIINGGISGATTAGAVSRLKWHLAAPPNVLVLALGANDGLRGLSLENMAKNLDDTIALALENQMCVILAGMEIPPNYGPDYTRQFRETFRDLAEKHQIRLIPFLLDQVGGEATMNQADGVHPNAAGHQQIARTVLPYILECL from the coding sequence ATGACGCAGAGCCAATGGATAGACAGCAGTAAACGGAAACACAGGAAGTGGGTATACGGGGTGACCGCAGGGATCTGCCTGTGGCTGGCGCTGGGACTGACCCATGCCCGGGCCGATGACATCCGGGTGCTGTTTTTAGGCGATTCCCTGACCGCGGGCCTTGGCGTTGAAAAAGACCAGGCTTATCCCGCTCTGGTGGGAGAACGGCTCAAACAGCAGGGCCATACAGATGTAAAAATTATTAACGGCGGCATCAGCGGGGCCACCACGGCCGGGGCCGTGTCCCGGCTCAAATGGCACCTGGCAGCCCCCCCGAATGTGCTGGTGCTGGCCCTGGGAGCAAATGACGGTCTGCGGGGTCTGTCTTTGGAGAACATGGCCAAAAACCTGGATGACACCATTGCCCTGGCCCTGGAAAACCAGATGTGCGTGATTCTGGCAGGCATGGAGATCCCGCCCAACTACGGGCCGGATTACACCCGGCAGTTCCGGGAGACCTTCAGGGACCTGGCTGAAAAACATCAGATCCGGCTGATTCCTTTTCTGCTGGACCAGGTGGGCGGGGAGGCAACCATGAACCAGGCGGACGGGGTTCATCCCAATGCCGCCGGCCATCAGCAGATCGCCCGCACGGTTCTGCCGTATATCCTGGAGTGTCTGTGA
- a CDS encoding sigma-54 interaction domain-containing protein: MNTIEALREKLALYERIFDNINAGVLVIDARGYITHFNEPYGRFLNLDPKAQIGRHCTEVVENTRMHIVARTGKAEINHSHRINGQDMVVQRIPIKKDGKVIAVYGQVMFRDVAEVRDLAEQLSLLESKVQLFEKELFDLRATRYTFDCIIGDSDAITGLKQEAAKAAATHSSVLITGESGTGKELFAQAIHNAGPRKLHPFVKINCAAIPRDLLESELFGYDKGAFTGAGTKGKPGRFELAGKGTIFLDEIGDLPLEMQPKLLRVLEDKAFERIGGTRVIRSDFRVISATNRDLAKMMATNRFRRDLFYRLNVIPIHIPPLRERPEDILPLAKHMLKKIVKEAGRPAVKIEKTASRALVRYSWPGNARELSNVLERAMYASGSGTICTADLPFISASGRNVSGRPSEPSLKTARDAAQIAAIHKALAQTGYNKARAAKLLGIHRTLLYKKMKKYNIGLTPEQAPDET; this comes from the coding sequence ATGAATACAATAGAAGCCCTCAGAGAAAAACTGGCACTGTACGAACGGATATTTGACAATATCAATGCCGGCGTGCTGGTCATCGATGCCCGCGGATATATCACCCATTTCAACGAACCCTACGGCCGGTTCCTGAACCTGGACCCCAAAGCCCAGATCGGCCGGCACTGCACCGAGGTGGTGGAAAACACCCGCATGCACATCGTGGCCCGCACGGGAAAGGCGGAAATCAACCACTCCCACCGCATCAACGGCCAGGATATGGTGGTCCAGCGCATCCCCATCAAAAAGGACGGAAAGGTCATCGCAGTTTACGGCCAGGTCATGTTCAGGGATGTGGCAGAGGTGCGGGACCTGGCGGAACAACTCTCTCTGCTGGAATCCAAGGTCCAGCTGTTTGAAAAGGAGCTGTTTGATCTCCGGGCCACCCGGTACACCTTTGACTGCATTATCGGTGACAGTGATGCCATCACCGGCCTGAAGCAGGAGGCGGCAAAAGCGGCAGCCACCCATTCCAGTGTGCTGATCACCGGAGAAAGCGGCACAGGCAAGGAGCTGTTTGCCCAGGCCATCCACAATGCCGGCCCCAGGAAACTGCATCCGTTCGTGAAAATCAATTGCGCGGCCATCCCCAGGGACCTGCTGGAATCGGAACTGTTCGGATATGACAAAGGCGCGTTCACCGGTGCCGGGACAAAAGGAAAGCCCGGCCGGTTTGAGCTGGCCGGCAAAGGCACCATCTTTCTGGACGAAATCGGAGACCTGCCCCTGGAGATGCAGCCCAAACTGCTCCGGGTGCTTGAAGACAAAGCGTTTGAGCGTATCGGCGGCACCCGGGTCATCCGCTCCGATTTCCGGGTGATCAGCGCCACCAACCGGGACCTGGCTAAAATGATGGCAACAAACCGGTTCCGGCGGGACCTGTTCTACCGGCTCAACGTCATCCCCATCCATATTCCGCCCCTGCGGGAACGGCCGGAAGATATTCTGCCCCTGGCAAAGCATATGCTGAAAAAAATCGTAAAGGAAGCGGGCCGGCCCGCCGTGAAAATAGAAAAAACAGCTTCTCGGGCCCTGGTACGCTATTCCTGGCCCGGCAATGCCAGAGAGCTGTCCAATGTACTGGAACGAGCCATGTATGCGTCAGGCAGCGGCACCATCTGCACGGCAGACCTGCCTTTTATTTCGGCATCGGGCCGAAATGTGTCCGGCAGGCCATCGGAACCTTCCCTGAAAACCGCCCGGGATGCAGCCCAGATCGCGGCCATCCATAAGGCCCTGGCGCAAACCGGATACAACAAGGCCCGGGCCGCGAAACTCCTGGGCATTCACCGGACCCTGCTGTACAAAAAAATGAAAAAATACAACATCGGCCTGACACCGGAACAGGCCCCGGACGAGACATGA
- a CDS encoding GntR family transcriptional regulator, producing the protein MTKTTQPETDHEDLTLKAINGIKNMLFSNEITSALRLNARDLSKRLNMSPTPVTQALKLLHFQGILGHVPHKGYFLETNTPQMIQDIFHLRMALESAGLVFFIKI; encoded by the coding sequence ATGACGAAAACGACGCAGCCCGAAACCGACCATGAAGATCTGACCCTGAAGGCGATCAACGGCATCAAAAACATGCTGTTCAGCAATGAGATCACCTCAGCGCTCCGGCTCAATGCAAGGGATCTGTCCAAGCGGCTGAACATGAGCCCCACGCCGGTGACTCAGGCCCTGAAACTCCTTCACTTCCAGGGAATTCTGGGGCATGTGCCCCACAAGGGGTATTTTCTGGAAACCAATACCCCGCAGATGATTCAGGATATCTTTCACCTGCGCATGGCCCTGGAATCCGCCGGTCTGGTTTTTTTCATAAAAATATGA
- a CDS encoding NAD(P)/FAD-dependent oxidoreductase, translated as MKHLIIGNGTAGINAARAIREMDATAAIVMVSDETFPPYSRPMISYVLEGSEPHEKLPLFAGSVYEDLNITPVLGHRAAHLDVKKKIVRLENGADIDFETLLIASGADARQIKVPGSDLGNIFTMRTQKDVLDQLKAVSQGVKNALVLGGGLVGFKAAHALLKRGIRATMLITSPYPLAMQVDETAGKMILKELETHGLTVKVGVSVTAFDGGETVKNARLDSGETLECDLVIVGKGVDPSLGFIPENDIDMGYGIQVDSYLCSSVPDIYAAGDAAETFDIARQTRWINAIWPEAAIQGRIAGFNMAGRKVSYPGSLGRNVMRIYGLDVMTMGLANPENTKDLEIIQAGDENAGAYRRLVFSGDILVGAVLINQIEQGGILRAMIENRVPVRIPKKYLMSLNFNYSRLL; from the coding sequence ATGAAACACCTGATTATCGGAAATGGAACTGCCGGGATCAACGCTGCCAGGGCCATTCGGGAGATGGATGCCACGGCGGCCATTGTCATGGTCAGTGACGAAACGTTTCCCCCGTACAGCCGCCCCATGATCTCGTATGTTCTGGAAGGATCAGAACCCCACGAAAAACTGCCCCTTTTTGCCGGCAGTGTTTATGAAGACCTGAACATCACCCCTGTGTTAGGCCATCGCGCAGCCCACCTGGATGTGAAAAAAAAGATCGTTCGCCTGGAAAACGGGGCAGACATCGATTTTGAAACACTGTTAATCGCTTCCGGCGCCGATGCCAGGCAGATCAAGGTTCCGGGATCGGACCTGGGCAATATCTTCACCATGCGCACCCAGAAAGACGTGCTGGATCAACTGAAGGCCGTTTCACAGGGGGTGAAAAACGCCCTGGTGCTGGGCGGGGGGCTGGTGGGATTCAAGGCGGCCCATGCCCTGTTAAAAAGGGGTATCCGGGCCACCATGCTCATCACATCCCCCTATCCCCTGGCCATGCAGGTGGATGAAACCGCCGGAAAAATGATTTTAAAGGAACTGGAAACCCATGGATTGACCGTCAAAGTCGGGGTCAGCGTCACCGCGTTTGACGGCGGTGAAACGGTTAAAAACGCCCGCCTGGATTCAGGGGAAACCCTGGAGTGTGATCTGGTCATCGTGGGCAAGGGCGTGGACCCGTCTCTGGGGTTCATCCCGGAAAACGATATCGACATGGGTTATGGTATTCAAGTGGATTCATATCTTTGTTCCAGTGTTCCGGATATTTATGCGGCCGGTGATGCAGCCGAGACCTTTGATATTGCCCGTCAAACCCGGTGGATCAATGCCATCTGGCCGGAAGCCGCCATCCAGGGCCGAATTGCGGGATTCAACATGGCCGGCAGAAAAGTGTCATATCCGGGCAGCTTAGGCCGGAACGTCATGCGGATTTACGGCCTGGATGTCATGACCATGGGACTGGCGAATCCGGAAAATACAAAAGACCTTGAGATCATTCAGGCCGGGGATGAAAATGCCGGGGCCTATCGCCGCCTGGTATTTAGCGGCGATATCCTGGTGGGGGCTGTCCTGATCAATCAGATCGAACAGGGTGGCATATTACGGGCCATGATCGAAAACAGGGTGCCTGTGAGAATTCCAAAGAAATACCTGATGTCTCTGAATTTCAATTACAGCCGATTGCTGTAA
- a CDS encoding pyridoxamine 5'-phosphate oxidase family protein codes for MRRKEKQITDKKQMEQILAQAQVCRLAMVDQGQPYVVPLNFGYGNGSLYFHSAPEGRKIDVLKADPQVCFEVDEMVKMNKAAAACDWGVSFKSVIGTGTARILDTPAEKKAGLDIIMAHYSGRSFDYPEEKLAKTAVVQVTIHEMTGKQG; via the coding sequence ATGCGGCGAAAGGAAAAACAGATCACAGATAAAAAACAGATGGAACAGATCCTGGCACAGGCGCAGGTCTGCCGCCTGGCCATGGTGGATCAGGGGCAGCCTTATGTGGTGCCGTTGAATTTCGGGTACGGGAACGGGTCTCTGTATTTTCACAGTGCCCCGGAGGGACGGAAAATCGATGTGCTCAAGGCAGATCCCCAGGTCTGTTTTGAAGTGGACGAAATGGTAAAGATGAACAAGGCGGCTGCCGCCTGTGACTGGGGCGTGTCGTTTAAAAGCGTTATCGGCACGGGGACTGCCCGGATTCTGGACACCCCGGCGGAAAAGAAAGCCGGCTTAGATATCATCATGGCCCATTATTCGGGCCGGTCCTTTGACTATCCGGAAGAGAAGCTGGCAAAAACTGCCGTGGTCCAGGTGACTATCCATGAGATGACCGGCAAGCAGGGGTGA
- a CDS encoding 4Fe-4S dicluster domain-containing protein gives MKQVIVNPEKCVGCMQCMLACAVAHSRSESLFAAVQETPKPRARVHVGAGMFNQGFPNRCRHCDPAPCQLACLTGAIFRDAATHTVFVNPDRCINCASCAMACPYGVLRFHEHAAAPPGKTVAVKCDNCDARVARGQIPACVEVCKTGALVYDEITHAMNEKTRQVARTMSADAAAQGLPDTVALYNTLKQAAVKAGAAIRR, from the coding sequence ATGAAACAAGTCATTGTCAATCCGGAGAAATGCGTGGGATGCATGCAGTGCATGCTGGCCTGCGCCGTGGCGCATTCAAGATCCGAATCCCTGTTTGCCGCGGTGCAGGAAACCCCGAAGCCCCGGGCCCGGGTGCATGTGGGGGCCGGGATGTTCAACCAGGGGTTTCCCAACCGGTGCCGCCACTGTGATCCGGCGCCCTGCCAGCTGGCCTGCCTGACCGGGGCCATCTTTCGGGATGCCGCCACACACACGGTATTCGTCAATCCGGACCGGTGCATCAACTGTGCATCGTGTGCCATGGCCTGCCCGTACGGGGTTCTGCGGTTTCATGAACACGCCGCCGCGCCGCCGGGAAAAACCGTGGCCGTGAAATGTGACAACTGCGATGCCCGGGTTGCCCGGGGACAAATCCCGGCCTGTGTCGAGGTCTGCAAGACCGGGGCCCTGGTGTATGATGAGATCACACATGCCATGAATGAAAAAACCCGGCAGGTGGCCCGCACCATGTCGGCCGATGCCGCCGCCCAGGGCCTGCCGGATACGGTGGCTCTTTACAACACCCTGAAACAGGCCGCCGTAAAGGCTGGTGCAGCAATAAGGAGGTGA